A genomic window from Flavobacterium johnsoniae includes:
- a CDS encoding ABC transporter ATP-binding protein, with translation MSNFKKIVPFIYPYKKYAFLNIFFNVLYALFSTLSFVSLIPMIQVLFDQTKRNTIKPVYTGISEIQTYAQNSLSYFITTTTDTYGSGHTLGIMVAGIISIFLLKNLCDYLAMFFINFLRNGILRDMRNAMYKKTLELPLAFYSEKRKGDVISRISGDINEVQTSFLAILELIVKEPLTIIFTVCAMLYISVKLTIFVFIFIPISGYLISLIGKQLKKQSTKAQQEQGTFLSTIEETIGGLKVVKGYNSENYFNSVFQNSTERFFKLSNNIGNRQNLASPASEFMGILVITVLLWFGGQMVLIDKSLDPASFIGYMSLAYNILTPAKAISKASYGVKRGNAAAERVLEVLEQENTITDKENAIEKTSFDSEINIQNITFKYEETSVLKDFSLQIKKGQTVALVGQSGSGKSTIANLLTRFYDVNEGIISIDGINIKDLTLHSLRDLMALVTQDIILFNDTIKANVALGKLDATDDEIIEALKIANAYEFVKDLPKGIYTNIGDSGSKISGGQKQRLSIARAVLKNPPIMILDEATSALDTESEKFVQVALENMMQNRTSIVIAHRLSTIQKADLIVVMQKGKIVEQGTHEELIVKNGTYNKLVTMQSLES, from the coding sequence ATGAGTAATTTTAAAAAAATAGTTCCTTTTATATATCCATATAAAAAATACGCATTCTTAAACATTTTCTTTAATGTTCTGTATGCACTTTTTAGCACACTTTCTTTTGTATCATTAATTCCAATGATTCAAGTTTTATTTGATCAAACCAAAAGAAATACTATAAAACCTGTATACACTGGAATAAGCGAAATCCAAACATACGCACAAAATTCTTTGAGCTATTTCATTACAACTACAACCGACACATACGGATCTGGACATACTCTAGGTATAATGGTCGCTGGTATTATCAGCATCTTTTTATTAAAAAACTTATGCGATTATCTTGCAATGTTTTTTATCAATTTCTTGCGAAATGGAATTTTGAGAGACATGCGAAATGCGATGTACAAGAAAACACTTGAACTTCCTTTGGCATTTTATTCTGAAAAAAGAAAAGGCGACGTTATTTCAAGAATATCTGGAGACATTAATGAAGTTCAAACTTCTTTTCTAGCTATTCTGGAACTTATCGTAAAAGAGCCATTGACTATAATTTTTACGGTTTGCGCAATGCTTTACATCAGTGTTAAACTGACTATTTTCGTTTTTATTTTTATTCCTATTTCAGGTTATTTAATTTCTTTAATTGGAAAACAATTAAAAAAACAATCTACTAAAGCGCAACAAGAACAAGGAACTTTTTTATCTACAATTGAAGAAACAATTGGCGGATTAAAAGTGGTTAAAGGATATAATTCTGAAAACTATTTCAATAGTGTTTTTCAAAACTCTACAGAACGATTCTTCAAATTATCTAATAATATCGGAAACAGACAGAATCTTGCATCTCCAGCAAGCGAATTTATGGGGATTTTGGTTATTACTGTTTTATTGTGGTTTGGAGGACAAATGGTTTTAATTGATAAATCATTGGATCCAGCATCTTTCATCGGATATATGTCTTTAGCCTATAATATCTTAACTCCAGCAAAAGCAATTTCTAAAGCTTCTTACGGAGTAAAAAGAGGTAACGCTGCGGCAGAACGTGTTTTAGAAGTTCTAGAACAAGAAAACACAATTACAGATAAAGAAAATGCAATTGAAAAAACTTCTTTTGACAGCGAAATCAATATTCAAAATATCACCTTTAAATATGAAGAAACTAGTGTTCTAAAAGACTTTTCTCTTCAAATTAAAAAAGGACAAACAGTCGCTTTGGTTGGTCAATCTGGAAGCGGAAAAAGTACAATTGCAAATTTATTAACTCGTTTTTACGATGTAAACGAAGGAATAATTTCTATTGATGGAATTAACATCAAAGACTTGACTCTGCACTCGCTTAGAGATTTAATGGCGTTGGTTACACAGGATATTATTTTATTCAACGATACCATTAAAGCAAACGTTGCATTAGGAAAACTTGACGCAACCGATGACGAAATTATCGAAGCCCTTAAAATTGCCAATGCTTACGAGTTTGTAAAAGATCTGCCAAAAGGAATCTACACCAATATCGGAGACAGCGGAAGCAAAATTTCTGGCGGACAAAAGCAACGTTTATCAATTGCTCGTGCAGTATTGAAAAACCCGCCGATTATGATTTTAGACGAAGCAACTTCGGCATTGGACACAGAAAGTGAAAAATTTGTTCAGGTTGCCCTTGAAAACATGATGCAAAATAGAACTTCAATTGTAATTGCTCACCGACTTTCGACTATCCAAAAAGCAGATTTGATTGTGGTAATGCAAAAAGGAAAAATTGTTGAGCAAGGAACTCACGAAGAGTTAATTGTTAAAAACGGAACTTACAATAAATTGGTAACGATGCAGTCTTTAGAATCGTAA